GGGCAGCATCGGTGATCCGAGCGGTAAATCCGCCGAGCGTTCCTTGCTCACGAAGGAGATGATCCAGGCGAATGTGGATGCGGTGCGTCCGCAGTTGGGTCGCTTGCTGGATTTCGAGACGACGAAGAATCCGGCGAAGCTGTTGGACAATGCGGATTGGACGGCGCAGTTGAGCTTCCTCGATTTCCTCCGGGACATCGGCAAGTTTTTTACGGTGAACCAGATGGTGCAGAAGGAGAGTGTTCGTGCCCGCATGGAAGACCGTGAGGTGGGCATCAGTTACACGGAGTTCAGCTACCAGTTGTTGCAGGCGTTTGATTTTTATCACCTGAACCAGAAGTTCGATTGTGAATTGCAGATCGGTGGCAGCGATCAGTGGGGCAATATCACGGCGGGCATCGATCTCTTGCGCAAGAAGGGCAGCAAGTATGGTTACGGCGTAACGCTGCCGCTCATCACGAAGGCGGACGGCACGAAGTTCGGCAAGACGGAGGGCGGCGCGGTGTGGCTCGATCCGAAGAAGACGAGCCCGTACCAGTTCTTCCAATTCTGGATGAAGACGGATGACCGCGATGTGATCCGTTACCTGAAATTCTTCACGTTCTTGCCGCAGGACGTGATCGCGGATCTGGAAGCGAAGCACACGGCGAATCCGGGTGCGCGTGAGGCGCACAAGGCATTGGCGAAGGCGTGTACCGATCTGATCCATGGCGAGAACGCGACGCAGGAAGCAATCCGCGCGAGTGATATTTTGTTCGGCGGCAGTCTGGCGGGTTTGGCGGAATCCACGTTTAACGAGATCGTGGGTGAAGTGCCGACGAAGGAATTGCCTGCTGGGCAGTTCGCTGGTGCGGGTTCGACTTTGCTTGATGTGCTCGTCGCCTCCGGCCTCGCGACATCCAAGGGGCAAGCGCGCAAGGATGTGGAAGGCGGCGGTATCAATGTGAACAACGAGCGTGAGACAAATATCGCGCGCTTGCTCGTGGAGAATGATTTGTTATTCGGGAAGCATATCCTTTTGCGCAAGGGCAAGCGGAACTATGTGGTGATCACGGCGAAGTGAGTTTGTGGCGTTGGAGCGCGACCTTTAGGTCGCTTCAACGCGAATATTATCACGACGGGTGAAATATTTGAGGGCAGACAAAAAGAATCGGTGCTCATTCTGAACTCTGAACCATTTTTCACACGCTTGGCTGGTGGATGTTGAAGCGGCTTAAAAGCCGCGCTCCTAGCGCGTTGGATTGGCGGATGCATGAGTTGCATGCGAACCTTGATTTGCGTTCAATGTCATTGTGGTTTTTAACGTCAGATTACCTGCTATGAAGACGCTGCGTGTTTTTCTGGTTCTGATCGTGGGGGCGGTTTGTGCTCAGGCGGCGGAGTTGCCGGGCGACAAGCTGCTGGCGGAATATTTCCGCAAGGAGACGGCGAGGGTTTCGGAGGACACGTTTAAGGGGATCAAGACGTTGGAGGATTGGAAACGCGAACGTGCAGTGGCCAAGAAACAAGTGGAGGAGATGCTTGGCCTTTCGCCCATGCCAGAAAAAACCGATCTCAAGGCGAACATCACGGGGCGCATAGACCATGAGCAATTCTATGTAGAAAATCTCCATTATCAGTCCATGCCCGGTCTCTTCGTGACGGCCAATCTGTATGTGCCGAAGAATCTCACGAAGAAAGTTCCGGCCATCCTCTATGTCTGCGGTCACGGGCAGATGAAGACGAACGGGGTGAGTTTTGGGAACAAGACCGCGTATCAACATCACGGGGAGTGGTTCGCTCGGAACGGCTATGTGTGCCTGACGATTGATACGATCCAACTCGGAGAACTGGAAGGCATCCATCACGGCACGTATCGCGAGGGGATGTGGTGGTGGAATTCGCGGGGTTATACGCCAGCGGGTGTGGAGGCGTGGAACTCCATCCGCGGATTGGATTACTTGCAATCGCGTCCAGAGGTGGATGGCGAGAAGTTGGGCATCACGGGACGTTCTGGTGGTGGCGGTTACTCATGGTGGACGACGGTGCTGGATGAGCGCATCAAGGTCGCTGTGCCGGTCGCAGGCATCACGGATCTTCAGAACCATGTGGTGGATGGATGTGTGGAGGGGCATTGCGATTGCATGTTCATGGTGAATACGTATCGGTGGGATTACGCAAAGGTGGCGGCATTAGTAGCCCCTCGGCCCTTGCTCATCGCAAATACGGATAAGGACCGCATCTTCCCGCTGGATGGTGTGGTGCGGTTGCACAAAGACGTGGCGGCGATCTACAAACTTTACGGTGAAACGAATAATCTCGGTCTGCTCATCACGGAGGGGCCGCACAAGGACACGCAGGATTTGCAGGTGCCCGCGTTTCGGTGGTTCAACCGGTTTCTGAAGGGTGAAGAGCCCCTGATCAGCATGGCGGCGGAGAAGTTGTTCAAGCCGCAGGAACTGAAAGTTTTTTCCTCACTGCCAACGGATGAGCGGACAACGAAGATCCAGGACACATTCGTGCCGATGGCGAAGCCGCCGGTCCCCGTTGACAAGGTGGGGTGGGAGAAGCAAAAGGGCGAATGGTTGTCCGCATTGAAGGAGAAGTCATTCCGCGGCTGGCCCACGGAGTGGAGTCCGAACAAACCCGGCCTGCGGAATCAAACGGGTGCGGACACGATCAAGCTGATTCTTTGGCGATTCACCAGCCAGGAGGGTGTGGAGCTGCCGCTATATTGTATCGCCAAGGGCAATCACTTGGCGGCGCGCAAGGTGAAGCTCCAGGTGGTG
The genomic region above belongs to Verrucomicrobiia bacterium and contains:
- the tyrS gene encoding tyrosine--tRNA ligase; the protein is MNIIEELQWRGLIADQTDAEGLAKRLAEKPITLYAGFDPTADSLHVGHLVPLIALRRFQNDGHFPIAIAGGATGSIGDPSGKSAERSLLTKEMIQANVDAVRPQLGRLLDFETTKNPAKLLDNADWTAQLSFLDFLRDIGKFFTVNQMVQKESVRARMEDREVGISYTEFSYQLLQAFDFYHLNQKFDCELQIGGSDQWGNITAGIDLLRKKGSKYGYGVTLPLITKADGTKFGKTEGGAVWLDPKKTSPYQFFQFWMKTDDRDVIRYLKFFTFLPQDVIADLEAKHTANPGAREAHKALAKACTDLIHGENATQEAIRASDILFGGSLAGLAESTFNEIVGEVPTKELPAGQFAGAGSTLLDVLVASGLATSKGQARKDVEGGGINVNNERETNIARLLVENDLLFGKHILLRKGKRNYVVITAK
- a CDS encoding CocE/NonD family hydrolase, with amino-acid sequence MKTLRVFLVLIVGAVCAQAAELPGDKLLAEYFRKETARVSEDTFKGIKTLEDWKRERAVAKKQVEEMLGLSPMPEKTDLKANITGRIDHEQFYVENLHYQSMPGLFVTANLYVPKNLTKKVPAILYVCGHGQMKTNGVSFGNKTAYQHHGEWFARNGYVCLTIDTIQLGELEGIHHGTYREGMWWWNSRGYTPAGVEAWNSIRGLDYLQSRPEVDGEKLGITGRSGGGGYSWWTTVLDERIKVAVPVAGITDLQNHVVDGCVEGHCDCMFMVNTYRWDYAKVAALVAPRPLLIANTDKDRIFPLDGVVRLHKDVAAIYKLYGETNNLGLLITEGPHKDTQDLQVPAFRWFNRFLKGEEPLISMAAEKLFKPQELKVFSSLPTDERTTKIQDTFVPMAKPPVPVDKVGWEKQKGEWLSALKEKSFRGWPTEWSPNKPGLRNQTGADTIKLILWRFTSQEGVELPLYCIAKGNHLAARKVKLQVVDEKGWANVLAAFSAYQAGKLGDELAITPGVKPDMLAWIKMVADVETDLTAVVFLPPRGIGPTMWDQDKREQTQIRRRFMMLGQTLDGMRVWDIKRALEVLQTEFPDRTVQLVGERNQGINALYASLFVNVVSSLELIEPPSSHMTGPDYLNVLRYLDIPQALAMVAEKTKVKVTDGKPEDFKWATDAASKLGWPQGQIKFIDARAEARERARKALE